The Cardinium endosymbiont cEper1 of Encarsia pergandiella nucleotide sequence TATTTACGTCTATATTTTGACATATTTGAATNNNGTGATCTTCATCTAGTTCTGTATTTAATGCATCAAGTGCAGACTTATTACTACCGCTTTTGTCAACTACTACTTTGTATGGAGTGTTATTATATCTGATAGCCTTACGAAAAAAAGAAAGAGCTGAAGACTTGTCTCTACGTGCACTTAGAAAAAAATCAACTGTATCTCCATAACGATCTACTGCTCTATATAAATAAATCCACTTACCATTTAGTTTGACGTAAGTTTCATCCATTCTCCAGCTACTACCAACTGGGCGTTTTCTTTTTCTTACTTCTTGATCTATGAGTGGAACAAATCTAATAACCCACCTTTGTAAAGTAGAATGATCAATCTTTGCGCTTCTCATATGCATCATCTCTTCTAAGTCTCTATAGCTTAAAGAAAAACGACATTTCATATACACAAATAGAAGGATTAACTCTGGTGAAGAACAAAATCCTTTAAAATAAGGCAGTAATCTACGGGTAATAGTAAACATTTTAGGCAATTTTTGACTAAAATTAATAAAATAATTTACTCCTTAAAACAGACGAGACAGAACCACATTTTAGGCATAGAAGTATACCTAATTTTAATGTCAATTTAATAGCTAGAATTACAGCTTATGGACTAAAAGAAAAAAACCTTCTATATTTAAATATATATAACTGATTTACAATAACTATAATCCCGAATTGACGTTAACTTAGGTTGATGGATGTATACAAGGCTGCTTTGGGAAAGAGTGCGTTGGTCATATTACGGGAAATTTCGTTGTTTCTTACAGGTTTCATGCCAAATCTTCCAGCCATTCCTCCATTAACCGAAGCCAAAAACTGATAATGGGAAGCATAGGCTAAGTTAGTATAGACCTTTGTCTCTTTGTCTATATCCAATGATGGGTCATGAATAGAAATCATATTTGCGTCTACCAAAAGACTCATAAACCCAGTTCTGTCTTTTCCGCTTTTGCAGCTAAATAAAACGGATGAGGTAGAGTTTTTTTCGCCCAGTACGGCTTTGCATGCAATATAATTTGATCCAATAGTCGCATAGTAATTATTACGCGGTTGTATAAAGTTATGCATCACTTTATTTTCGTAATCCGTTTTTTCAGCAGCCTCTTTTAATAGATGTAATGTGCTAAAGTAGCGTTTATCTTTTAGATTTTTGACATTTTCTATTTCTTTTTGCCGGTCTTTTTTGTTCCCCTCTTTAAAGGCTTTGCATAGTCCTTTATAACGAGTTTTATCTTTATTTTTTTTAGAGTTGTGCAAATGGATACTTTCTTCTATAAGTTTATTGACCTGAGGCTTAAACATAGGTGTTGTAAAAGTACCTAATTCATTGATGGGTATATATATAAATTGGTTGTCACCTACTACACGACGCGTTCCTTCTACAATATGTTCTTCTCCACCTAGTGTAGGCGGAAGTATATTGTGATTTAAAGAGATGCATTCTATGTTTTTAACAAATGCTTTAATTTGTTCCCAGTTATCTTTTGTAATTGTTTCATCTTTCCATTGGGTAGGTGAAACCAATGCGCCACTATGGTAATAACGGCCTAGCGTAGTAGGGTTATTATTTTGATCATAAGCGAGAATCTTTTTTTGATACCCATTTCTACATCCCGGAACATTTCGAATTTGGGTCGGAAGATAATGGCTGCCCTCTAAAAATTTGTCAAAGTAACGATCAATTAACTTTTGTTCAAATGGATCTAAACGGTTATACCAGTTGGCCGATTTTCTGTTTCTAAATGCTGATTTCTGTTTTTCTGTTAACTGCAACCATTTTTTATCCTCTAACCCAAATTTTTTATCATTTATTTTGAATACAGTTGTAACGTTGTAATGGGTATCATCCAATCCAACGTAATTTTCTGCTAACCTTAATTTTGTATTTATCAAAGAGATTTTTTCATTTGGAAGTACGATTTGATGTAGTTCTGCTACAACTTTTTTATTTATATCTTTCACCGCTTCTATCCAAAAGTCCTCTGTTTCTTTTTCATCATACTTATAGTGTTCCATAAATGTATGGGCCATTTTTTCGAATGGGGTACCATTTTTTTCATATAATTCGCATATTTTTTTTGCGGCACGATATATATTTATGATTTGCACCACATAGTCTTCTGCAGCGTATAGACTATCGCTTTTGTCTATTACTTCTCGTATCAAGTTATCACCGGATAAATGCCATCTAATGCCTCTTTTTGCATCCGCTATTTTGCGGAGTATTTCAATAGTAGTTTCAAAATCAAAGTCTGCATTGTTCTTTTTATGATCAACTGACTTTAACAGTTCTTCTATTGCCTTATTTTTAGGCTTATTCCCAGCTATAGGGTTGGGATCAGCAATTTTACTTATAGATGGTGGTGTTAGATCAGATCGGTTATTGCTTGTATAACAGCTGCGAAAAGCTGATAAAAATACCATTAGATGGCCCAAAAGTATATTGTGTTTAGAGTAGACCATTTTTATTTTTAACGATATATTGAGTCAATTAGATAAGCGACTATACATCAATGGTATTGATTTTAAATTACAAAAACAAATATAATCCTTTATGTCATAAGATATGACTCATATTTGTATACACCATGCATTAGCCTTGGTGTCATCTTACTTTTTTCGTATAATGCTCCGTTATCTGCCTTTTTCTTACTTTATTTGCCTCGTTCGCATCTTTTCTATGTATGTCATTTAAAATTCTATCACCTTATCAACCTGCAGGCGATCAGCCAAAGGCGATTCTAGAACTTGTATCACACATCAATCGTGGCGTAGCCAGTCAAGTACTCATGGGCGTTACAGGATCTGGAAAAACCTTTACGATAGCCAATACGATTGAAGCCTTAAATAGGCCTACACTGGTCATCAGCCATAATAAAACATTGGCTGCACAATTGTATAGCGAGTTACGCGCTTTTTTTCCCTACAATGCGGTTGAGTATTTTGTATCCTACTATGATTACTATCAACCAGAAGTCTATTTACCAGCTAGTGATATCTATATAGAAAAAGAGTTGGCCATTAATGATGAATTGGAACGATTGCGCCTTAGTGCAGTAGCTGCTTTATTAAGCGACCGAAGAGATGTGATTGTAGTGGCCTCTGTTTCTTGTATTTATGGACTTGGTACCCCAGCATCCTTCAAGGATAATAGCCATTTATTTAGAGTAGGCTGCCGATTGTCTCGCAATGATCTTTTGAAACATTTTGTAGAGATGCTCTATAGTCGGGACGATAGTGGATTTAAACGGGGTCGTTTCCGCGTAATGGGCGATACCATTGATCTATTTGTAGCCTATGGAGATTATGGCTATCGTTTTATCTTTTGGGGAGATGAACTAGAAGCCATCCATCTCATAGATCCAGCTTCTGGTAAAAAGACAAAAGAGCTCCAAGAAGCATTTGTTTTTCCCGCCAATCTTTTTGTAATGGGCAAACATGTATTAGATGGTGCGGTAAGCAAGATCCAACAAGATCTACATATACAGGTCAACTATTTTAATCAGAGCGGTCAATTTGAAGAAGCCAAACGGCTACAGGAAAGAACTGAACTAGATTTAGAAATGCTTCGAGAGTTAGGCTATTGTACCGGCATTGAAAATTATTCACGTTATATAGATGGCCGGTCCGTTGGAGAGCGTCCTTTCTGTTTACTTGACTATTTTCCTAAAGACTACCTGATGGTTATAGATGAAAGCCACGTTACCATTCCCCAATTTAGGGCTATGGCAGGAGGGGATAGGGCTAGAAAAATCAATTTGGTAGCACATGGTTTTAGGCTGCCATCTGCTATGGATAATCGGCCATTACATTTTAATGAATTTGAACAACTGATCCACCAAGTCATTTTTGTTAGTGCAACTCCTGCTGATTATGAGCTAGAACGTAGCCGAGGCCTAGTGATAGAGCAAATCATACGGCCAACAGGGTTGCTAGATCCCAAAATAGAGGTCCGTCCTACGCTCCATCAAATGCACGATATTTTAGAAGCAATCCATCAAGTTGTAAAAAAAGAAGAGCGGGTATTGATTACCACCCTTACCAAGCGTATGGCAGAAGAGCTGACCGATTACTTAGTCCATGCCCATATCCGTTGCCGGTATATCCATTCTGAAATCAAAACATTAGACCGTGTGACCATATTAAATGGCTTACGCAATGGTGCCTTTGATGTGTTGGTCGGGGTAAATTTACTACGGGAAGGGTTAGACCTGCCACAGGTCTCTTTAATGGTTATTTTAGATGCAGATAAAGAAGGATTTTTGCGCAATGCCCGCTCACTGATTCAAACCATAGGCAGGGTTGCACGCCATACACAAGGGCGTGTGCTGATGTATGCAGATAAGATTACACCATCTATGGAACAAGCAATAGGCGAAACACAGCGTAGGCGTGCTTTGCAAATGGACTATAATGCACAACATCAAATTACCCCTAGTTCCGTATACCAAAAACAAGCCACTATAGATTTAAAAGATCAAATAGTAGCCCCGCCTGTGGACGTAGCCAATGATGATAGTGCTTGTCCTATGGTTCTTGCCGATGGTAGAGCGCCTTATGGAAAAAAAGAAACAATAGAAGCCCGTATTCAAACATTAGAAAATAAAATGTACCAAGCGGCAGAAGCATTGCAATTTTTAGAAGCAGACCGACTAAAAGAAATGGTAGAAAATTTAAAAAAACAGCAGAATAGCTAGTGAAAATATTTTGTTCTCTTTATTTTTTTTGGTACCATTAGACATGGGCTTGTAGCAACAAGCGTTGCGGGTATAAAAGGCACTGAGCCAACTGGTGCGTTATGGGATGCGTCTCATTACCTGTACTTTTCTATGTATAATGTATCCGTTATAAAATAGTAGATTAATGGTTTGCACAGTTGCCACACCTGCCCCATCAGCAGACTGCCTATGTTGCTACCATCGCACCGAATGTAATAGAAAAGTCCAATATAGACTTTTCCATATGAATTCCTTTTAGCTGATTGGTGCACCCTACTTTAATGCTCTACATGGACCGTTAGTAAGTAGTGCATCTATTCAGCTTTAGCAGAGCATTGGCTTGGCCTTATGGGCTAGCTTTTGAAGCCTTGAAAACAATAATGTATAAATTAACGAAAAATAACTATGGCGTACAAATTTAATACACTTAAATCTATTAAGAAGGGGCTAATAAGTCCCAATATACTTTTCCCAGCCGCTTATCTTTTATTTAGTGCAGAGGTCTGTACAGGAGGGGCTAAAAACAAACCAGTCGACCGAATGGAGCAGGTATTGCGCACCGCATTGCCAGTCAACTCAGTTGATCAACTAGATATGAAAAAAAATCTAGAGAGCGCTGAAGGCAAGGCGTTAGAAGCAGCTGAGTCAGTTGATCCGTCCGATAAGATAGCAGAAGATTTAGAGGGGTCAGAAGGTAGTACAGAAGGGTTAGAAGCAGGCGAGTCAGTTGATCAACCAAATATAATAGAAGAAGGGCTAGAGGGCTCAGAAGGTAATATAGAAGGGTTAGAATCCGCCAAGCCAGTTGATCAACCAAAAGTTGATACAAAACCTGTACCATTAGCAGAAGGAGCACCAGCAGAAGTAGGCGTAGGAACACCAGCAGCGCCAGTGGCACCATTAGCAGCAGGACCACTACCACCACCACTACCGCCAATGCTAAATCTAGAGACCGTTTCTCGATCTCTGCCGTTAAAGACACCTAATAGTAAAGCGTCTGATCATAAAGATCAGCAGGGTGGTAATAGTCGTCTTAATGTTGGTGATGTAAAGGATAATGATATTTTTAAAAGACAACAACAGAAAAATAATCCAGAGGGTTATCAAGAAAATAATGTTAATACTACTAACCCGGCCCAAATAGGTGACCATAAATCAGAAAGTGGTAGTCATAGTAACCAGCAAAATCAATCGTTACCTGGTAATCAATAAGATAATAACAACGTGTTGTCTATTATAGAAAAACCATTGGATTAGGAAATGGATGATAACCTATCTTTGTTACCTAGTGGTGGTGCGCAAACCATCCAATATTATTTTGCCTCCTGCCACTAGGTTTTAGTAACCGATTTATCGGTAGATCCATTTATGGGTATCTCGTATTGGTTTGGCCCAAACCATTGTAGCTGAACCAATAGACAATGCATGTAGCGCATTAGGCGTAAATAATACACCCATTGGAAAAATTTGTGACGAGCCAGTGGCAGTAAGTTTTTGCATTAGAGCTTGTTATTCTAGCTACTTTTTATCAAGCAAAAAGTAACATACAAATCGCCTAAATAGGGCAAAAATAGGTACTGTGAAGGTATCTAAAAGAGTTAAGTTATTTATAAAATGTAAGAAATAAAAAACAGCTATGACCCCTAAATTTAATATACTTAAATCTATTAAGCAAGTGCTAATAGGTTCAAATATACTTTTCCCAGTTGCTTATCTTTTATTTAGTGCAGAAGTATGTAGTGGGGGAATGCTTAAAAACCAACCAAGTAACAAAATAAGTCATACCCCTCCTTTATCATTGGCAGCTAAGCCAGTTGATCAACTGAATAATATAGAAGGGGTAGCAGAGGCTGATCCTAATACAGATCTCTTAGATCTATTCCACAGAGATCAATCGGTTATCCCGGTTAAAATCAGGAAAGGTGTGGTATTAAATGATTTGGTTGCATCGCAAAAAAAGTCGGTTGCGCATGCAGATAAAGTAGCTGTGCTATTAAGCAACCAGGCGCAAGAGGATGTGTCACCTGAACAGTCCCAGGAAACTAAGGTTATAGATGCATCCAATAGGCCAAATGAAAATATAGATGGGTCTAACCATACTGATGGACCAGCTACAATACAACAAGATACACCACCCAATCTTAAGCCTTTTAGTGAAGCAAATCAAACCAAAGCTAATCATTCCGATATGACTGATAAAGAACTGAATCAGCAAAAAGTTAGACTATCTGTTTTAAATCGTAATTGTACTAAAAATTGTGCTTATAAAGGTTGTGCTTCTAGTTGTTTTCATACAATTTATATAGATGAAATACTTACACATGCACCTACTGAATATATCGTTGACCTAAGGCGTTTTGTTATAAACAAATGTCTAGAAGCATCTAAAGGTACCTATTATTTCGATAAAAAAGTAAATGTAGTAGAGTGGTTTTTCAATCAACCTGTTCAAGATATTGTTCAGCAATATGACAGGTCCATATTGGACCTTGTGATAAAACAGGTTCATGCAAGCAACCATCCCTATAGTTCGAGCGTAATGGATTCAGTTCAAGCATTAATGGAAAAGATTGGTTAGGCTATTACGGCTAGCTTGTAGGCATTGATGGGATATGCATCTACTTTGGCTACTTTGTGCTTGATAAAAAGTAGCCAAACAATGTCTTTTGCTTTAATGGCCTAAATAGGGAACAATACAGAGGCTATTCAGCCGTCTAAAACAGCTATTTATAAAAAACAAAAAACAATTATGTCATCCGTATCTAATACACTTAAATATATTAAGCAAGGGCTACTAAGTTCCAATATACTTTTTCCAGCCGCTTATCTTTTATTTAGTGCAGAGGTTTGTACTAGAATGGCTAAAGACAGATCAAGCAACCATATAGCCAATGCATCTCTGTTACCATTGACAGCCAAGCCAGTTGTCCAACTGAATGTAATAGAAGGGATGGAACCATCTGCAGGTAATGGAGATCGATTAGAAGCAGCTAAGCCAGTTTCTCACCTGGATGAAATAGAAGGTTTAGAGCCATCTACAGGTAATACAGATGAGTTAGAAGCAGTTAAGCCAGTTACTGACCTAAATCCAGATGTAGTGCCATCTGTAGGTAATGGAGATGCGTTAGAAGCAGTCAATCCAGTTGTTCAACCAGAGGTAGAAAAAAGTCTATCGGGATCAGAAGCTAATACAGATCGGTTAAAAGCAGATCGTGCTAATCTTACTTATCAGGCTCGAACGGATGGCCATAAACCAGAAAGGGATAGTAATTGTAATCAAGTCAGTCAGTGTGCTGAGTCATTCTCTCAAAATAGGTCTGTCGCATCCTCTGCGAAACCAAAAAAAAAGGGATTTTTTAATAAAGATCCTGAAGTTAAAATTTTTGAAGTGGAAGAAGAAACAGCAACAAAACAAAAACTGGTACAACCACCAGCAGAAGCAGAAAGACCATCTTGTAATAGATCTAAAAATAAAGAATCTTTCTGTAAAAAGTTTATAGAGAATCTAAAAAAACCATTCAATATGCTATCGAAAACCAATCGGGAGAGTCCAAAGCGCCAAAGTAGTGCCCACTCAGATATGCCAGTTGATCATCTATCAGAAAATCGTAGAGATTCTAATCAAATGATTGAATCCCCTGAATTATGTTCTCAACATAAGGAGGATGACTCATCAGATAGGCCTGTAGAAACCTCTACAACATCAAATAGTATAGTAGATCTCGATTTATCAAGAGATAATAGGTTAGTGGATCAAGGGATGGAGAAGGATGCAACCAAAGAGGCTTAGGAAAACAGTAAAGGGTTGCAGGAGTTAGATGAAGCCTTAATTTTGCTACGGTCATTTATAGAACCTTCCATAGTAGATAATAGATCAGTGGATCAAAGTATGGAGCATGATACAACAAAAGATGATCAGGAACAGAAGTTTAAGCAGCATATGGAAAATATGGTAAATGATTCCAAAATCTATCTGGCACAAAATTAAAACTTTATAAAAACAGCAAATAGTTATTCAAACGTAGAGCAAGTTTTCGTAATAAACCCGTTGGAATTTTCTATAAATAGTAGGCGCATTGAAAAAAGTTGTGATTTCGCTATTTTTTTTTGATAAAAAAGTAGTATACAAAAGGAGATGCTAATTGAGCTATCTGAAACAGCTATTTATAAAAAACAAAAATAACTATGGCAAGCAAATATAATATATATAAGTCTATTACACAAGGCCTAGTAGGTCCAAATATACTATTCCCAGCCGTTTATCTTTTATTTAGTGCAGAGATTTGTACCTCTTCTCCTAAAGATAAACCAAGGAACGGAATAGGTAATGAATATGTAGCAACACTTCAAGTTAAACAAACGAATAAGATAGCAGAGATCAGCAACCCTAAAGGTGAGGCAAACGATTTCAGCCAATTACATGAAGTACAAGATGATCTAGCAATAGATTCCGCACAGGATGATGAATCGTTTGATACAGATACAACTACTCCTTCTGTAGAACCATCAGAAGATTCTGTTGCTAAAGATGAATCAAAGGCATCCGTAGTGGATACAACATCTAAGCAGGATCAGCAGCAGGAATCTATTAAAGGTGATCCTTGTATACCATCTTCTGATGAAAATAGTGGTCTAAGCACTGCACTTCACAACGCTGTGTTTAAAAGAAGTCCCGCATTCAGAGGATCAGATGCTGAATCAGATGCTGAATCAGATAGTGAATGCGTTGATAATCAATTAGGTGATGAATCGGATGATAATCCGGATGATGAACATGATAAATACATAAATCAAGAGAAAAACAACTATAAAGCACTGAAAAGATATACTAATAATAAACCGCAAAACATAAACCTACGTGCATTTGCAGAAGGTTTTGATAATAGATCAGAAAATGACAAAAAAGTTGATGGACAGGATGAACAAAAATATGATAATGATGAAAATACTGATACTGATACTGATACTGATACTGAATGGGATGATTAGTAGAAAAAACCTTATCACCTAAATTAGGTTACCAACCTACTTCTACCACCCAGTGGTCGTGTGCAAAGCATCCAATATTTTTTGCCACCAGCCATTAGATTTTAAGGTTAATTTTTTGTTGGATCTATTTATATAGGTAAGCTTTTTTGTTCAGCCAATAGAATAAACAGTACGCGCATTGAAAAAAGTTGTGGTAAGGCAGTGGTCCTTCAAGCTGATTAGAAAATCAGCTTGGCTGGGTTTTGCAGAATGGATTCTGATTTTCCAGCTTGAAGGA carries:
- the uvrB gene encoding excinuclease ABC subunit UvrB; the protein is MSFKILSPYQPAGDQPKAILELVSHINRGVASQVLMGVTGSGKTFTIANTIEALNRPTLVISHNKTLAAQLYSELRAFFPYNAVEYFVSYYDYYQPEVYLPASDIYIEKELAINDELERLRLSAVAALLSDRRDVIVVASVSCIYGLGTPASFKDNSHLFRVGCRLSRNDLLKHFVEMLYSRDDSGFKRGRFRVMGDTIDLFVAYGDYGYRFIFWGDELEAIHLIDPASGKKTKELQEAFVFPANLFVMGKHVLDGAVSKIQQDLHIQVNYFNQSGQFEEAKRLQERTELDLEMLRELGYCTGIENYSRYIDGRSVGERPFCLLDYFPKDYLMVIDESHVTIPQFRAMAGGDRARKINLVAHGFRLPSAMDNRPLHFNEFEQLIHQVIFVSATPADYELERSRGLVIEQIIRPTGLLDPKIEVRPTLHQMHDILEAIHQVVKKEERVLITTLTKRMAEELTDYLVHAHIRCRYIHSEIKTLDRVTILNGLRNGAFDVLVGVNLLREGLDLPQVSLMVILDADKEGFLRNARSLIQTIGRVARHTQGRVLMYADKITPSMEQAIGETQRRRALQMDYNAQHQITPSSVYQKQATIDLKDQIVAPPVDVANDDSACPMVLADGRAPYGKKETIEARIQTLENKMYQAAEALQFLEADRLKEMVENLKKQQNS
- a CDS encoding tyrosine-protein phosphatase; this translates as MVYSKHNILLGHLMVFLSAFRSCYTSNNRSDLTPPSISKIADPNPIAGNKPKNKAIEELLKSVDHKKNNADFDFETTIEILRKIADAKRGIRWHLSGDNLIREVIDKSDSLYAAEDYVVQIINIYRAAKKICELYEKNGTPFEKMAHTFMEHYKYDEKETEDFWIEAVKDINKKVVAELHQIVLPNEKISLINTKLRLAENYVGLDDTHYNVTTVFKINDKKFGLEDKKWLQLTEKQKSAFRNRKSANWYNRLDPFEQKLIDRYFDKFLEGSHYLPTQIRNVPGCRNGYQKKILAYDQNNNPTTLGRYYHSGALVSPTQWKDETITKDNWEQIKAFVKNIECISLNHNILPPTLGGEEHIVEGTRRVVGDNQFIYIPINELGTFTTPMFKPQVNKLIEESIHLHNSKKNKDKTRYKGLCKAFKEGNKKDRQKEIENVKNLKDKRYFSTLHLLKEAAEKTDYENKVMHNFIQPRNNYYATIGSNYIACKAVLGEKNSTSSVLFSCKSGKDRTGFMSLLVDANMISIHDPSLDIDKETKVYTNLAYASHYQFLASVNGGMAGRFGMKPVRNNEISRNMTNALFPKAALYTSINLS